A genome region from Columba livia isolate bColLiv1 breed racing homer chromosome 2, bColLiv1.pat.W.v2, whole genome shotgun sequence includes the following:
- the ARHGAP21 gene encoding rho GTPase-activating protein 21 isoform X1 yields MATRWAAGPPDGDGDNEPPPGGGNGAGGQASKNKDGKEQSEVISPSEEEETFSWPGPKTVKLRRTSQGFGFTLRHFIVYPPESAVQFSFKDEENGNRQGKQRNRLEPMDTIFVKQVKEGGPAFEAGLCTGDRIIKVNGESVIGKTYSQVIALIQNSDSILELSVMPKDEDILQLLQFTKDVTALAYSQDAYLKGNEAYSGNAHNIPEPPPICYPRLTSTASVKAQAGDKLSSDFSLGKQQVSRPVRALAQPERAYRMEIQVPPSPTDIAKSNTAVCVCNETVRTVIVPSEKAVDLPSCRNNHAGPSHRTEEVRYGLKDQASLKARTTSPPSSVSTAIVLPQTPITRPVDPTGTLSKASNYVVCPEGIPSTRPPAQATDSPSISTNHYSSPTSHQHIDWKTYKTYKEYIDNRRMHMYGSRTIQERLDSLRAASQNTTDYNQVVPNRTASQVRRRSTSHDRVPQSVQIRQRSVSQERLEDPVLMKEWPRSASQDTLTSPSVNARNHRARSWDYLSKQGEVLEKFHSENLIADTNGDRRKTYKWTGFTEQDDRRGIYERSRQHAFHMSLRGQNFSMTPSACISDNRRTGSRASLPGSHFQKGSPDIKMLQSSRDLQTPGGVSKPTAVSQERLSLTPARSSKSSSLKSSAPYAAKPAFPHNQGLDAIASKDQRTVNHLHQSGLLNQQSRVRAEGAPDHKTETGKTIQPSSLSPASARLVQPTSESLTTSDNIDGSIRQKIHDFKREDVHEPGSPQTGVQENDKDTVVMRDKSPSGHQTPQPLRHQSYILAVNDQEAASDTTCWLPNDARREVHIKRIEERKASGSSPPGDSLASIPFIDEPTSPSIDHDIAHIPASAVISASASQAPAVTTVPPSPTSPIPLIRRQLSHDHESIRPSVLDSQPAAKTERSKSYDEGLDDYREEGKSSIKHVSSLKGIKVPDSQKSSEDSGSRKDSSSEVFGDASKEGWLHFRQLVTDKGKRVGGSIRPWKQLYVVLRGHSLYLYKDKKEQVTPSEEEQPISINACLIDISYCETKRKNVFRLTTSDCEYLFQAEDRDNMLAWIKAIQDNSNLNDEDTGVTSRDLISRRIKEYSTMMSSSSSKTEPSPKTPRQSLSIRQTLLGTKAEQRTQSPHSPKDESDRKLLTKDETSPPKDKGTWRKGIPSIMRKTFEKKPSAVGTFGVRLDDCPPAHSNKYIPLIVDICCKLVEERGLEYTGIYRVPGNNAAISSMQEELNKGMTDIDVHDDKWRDLNVISSLLKSFFRKLPEPLFTNDKYADFIDANRKEDPVERLKTLKRLIHDLPEHHYETLKFLSAHLKTVAENSEKNKMEPRNLAIVFGPTLVRTSDDNMTHMVTHMPDQYKIVETLIQKHDWFFTEDDAEEPLTAVQEENTVESQPVPNIDHLLTNIGRTGVSPGDVSDSATSDSAKSKGSWGSGKDQYSKELLVSSIFAAASRKRKKTKEKPQPSSSEDELDNVFFKKELAEQSRGDTTKEDIAKGEYERERDIGRKQRMFVLKEKENSSKKDGNVVKDEKKSLKKESVPSEEPSLPYHEKCTKSPNLSCLQTTQKNNPKTPISQSSQVEETVSDSGTILSTSSQASQHRYSGKNVTSPEVKHNEFLAADVSSITSDYSTTSSTIYLTGLDASMMSPEVQSVTESKGEDADDERSELISEGRPMETDSESDFPVFATSAAAERLAKGKAAEAAKTSRRNSEESEVSCTEGSSTPKLESRRLFSSHKLIECDTLSRRKSARHKTDSEGSGDAKSEKDLPTVTKMFDIMKKGRSTSSLATSARSEADKQEPTWRLKITDRLKLRLKSSADDMFGVGNQKANSAETTKRKNIRRRHTLGGQRDFAEVSVLNAWKAQEPSQSREKESELSAVNRLKPKCPAQDLSISDWLARERLRTSTTDLNTGETGKPRLENTSLADASKVDLPPSAEMQADEGSSSSSLTLINRAPPSGPFQPPDQVNGENYQNMNKNNFSPAVDAHPHKLSGTQVVRSRFYQYL; encoded by the exons CTGCAGTTTACAAAGGATGTCACAGCACTG GCGTATTCCCAAGATGCCTACCTGAAAGGCAACGAAGCCTATAGTGGTAATGCCCACAACATACCTGAACCACCGCCAATATGTTATCCGCGCCTGACATCCACAGCTTCTGTGAAGGCACAAGCTGGTGACAAGCTATCTTCTGACTTCTCACTGGGGAAACAGCAAGTCAGCAGACCAGTACGGGCATTGGCACAGCCAGAGAGGGCCTACAGAATGGAAATACAAGTGCCTCCATCCCCAACAGACATTGCAAAATCAAATACTGCTGTGTGCGTTTGCAATGAAACTGTACGGACTGTTATTGTGCCTTCTGAGAAGGCTGTAGATTTGCCATCTTGTAGAAATAACCATGCTGGTCCGTCACACAGGACAGAGGAAGTAAGATATGGCTTAAAAGATCAAGCCAGTCTAAAAGCACGGACCACATCACCACCTTCTTCAGTGTCCACTGCCATTGTACTTCCCCAGACTCCAATAACAAGACCGGTTGATCCCACTGGAACACTAAGTAAAGCTTCGAATTATGTAGTATGTCCAGAAGGAATCCCAAGCACTAGACCTCCTGCTCAAGCCACAGACTCGCCCTCAATCTCTACTAATCATTACAGTTCTCCGACGTCCCACCAGCATATAGACTGGAAGACCTACAAAACTTACAAAGAGTACATTGATAATAGGCGCATGCACATGTATGGCTCCCGGACAATACAGGAAAGGTTGGATAGTTtaagagcagcttctcagaatACAACTGATTATAATCAAGTGGTGCCAAATCGCACTGCTTCCCAGGTACGGCGCAGGAGCACCTCTCACGACAGGGTTCCGCAGTCTGTTCAGATCCGGCAGAGAAGCGTGTCCCAGGAAAGACTCGAAGACCCCGTGTTGATGAAGGAGTGGCCACGAAGTGCTTCGCAGGATACTCTGACTTCGCCTTCTGTTAATGCTAGAAATCACAGGGCTCGGTCATGGGATTATCTCAGCAAACAGGGTGAAGTGCTAGAAAAATTTCATTCTGAGAATCTGATTGCGGATACTAATGGCGATAGGAGAAAGACTTACAAGTGGACAGGGTTTACTGAACAAGATGATCGGCGAGGTATTTATGAGAGATCCAGACAGCATGCATTTCATATGTCCCTTCGAGGTCAGAATTTTTCTATGACTCCGAGTGCTTGTATTTCAGACAACAGGAGAACAGGTAGTAGAGCTTCTCTGCCTGGTTCTCATTTTCAGAAAGGTTCACCAGATATAAAAATGTTGCAGTCTTCTCGAGATCTGCAAACTCCTGGGGGAGTTTCAAAACCTACAGCTGTTTCACAAGAGAGATTGTCTCTCACGCCAGCCAGAAGTTCTAAAAGTAGCTCTTTGAAGAGCTCCGCTCCCTATGCGGCAAAACCAGCATTTCCCCATAACCAGGGCCTGGATGCTATTGCCAGCAAAGACCAAAGAACAGTAAATCACTTGCATCAGAGTGGTCTGTTAAACCAACAGTCAAGGGTCCGAGCAGAGGGTGCCCCAGatcacaaaacagaaacaggcaAAACCATCCAACCCTCCTCTCTGTCTCCAGCTTCTGCCAGACTTGTTCAGCCAACAAGTGAGAGTTTAACTACCTCTGACAACATAGATGGTTCCATCAGACAAAAGATTCATGATTTCAAAAGGGAAGATGTCCACGAGCCTGGAAGTCCGCAAACAGGTGTTCAGGAAAATGACAAAGATACAGTGGTCATGCGGGACAAGTCACCTTCTGGCCACCAAACTCCACAGCCTTTGAGACATCAGTCCTACATTCTTGCTGTAAATGACCAGGAGGCAGCCTCGGACACTACCTGTTGGTTACCTAACGATGCTCGAAGAGAAGTCCACAtaaaaagaatagaagaaaggaaagcatCAGGTTCCAGCCCACCTGGTGACTCCCTGGCTTCTATTCCATTTATTG ATGAACCGACTAGTCCTAGTATTGACCATGATATTGCACACATTCCTGCTTCTGCTGTTATTTCTGCATCTGCTTCTCAAGCACCAGCTGTAACAACTGTTCCTCCCAGTCCCACATCTCCAATCCCTTTAATTCGGCGACAGCTTTCACATGATCATG AATCTATCCGGCCTAGTGTCCTGGATAGCCAGCCTGCTGCAAAAACAGAGAGATCAAAGTCATATGATGAAGGACTGGATGACTacagagaagagggaaaatc aTCCATTAAGCATGTATCTAGTTTAAAGGGGATTAAG GTCCCAGACAGCCAGAAATCTTCAGAAGACTCTGGTTCCCGAAAAGATTCTTCTTCAGAGGTCTTTGGCGATGCATCCAAGGAGGGATGGCTCCATTTTCGTCAGCTTGTTACAGACAAGGGGAAG CGAGTTGGTGGGAGCATTCGGCCATGGAAGCAATTATATGTTGTTCTTCGAGGTCATTCACTTTATTTGTACAAGGATAAAAAGGAACAAGTGACCCCATCTGAAGAAGAACAGCCTATAAGCATCAATGCTTGTTTGATAGACATCTCATACTGTGAAACCAAGAGGAAGAACGTATTTAGACTCACCACATCAGACTGCGAGTATCTGTTTCAAGCTGAGGACAGAGATAATATGTTAGCATGGATTAAAGCAATACAAGACAACAGCAATTTAAATGATGAG GACACTGGTGTCACTAGTAGAGATTTAATTAGTCGAAGGATTAAAGAATACAGTACAATGATGAG TTCTTCAAGCAGCAAAACAGAACCATCTCCCAAAACACCTCGCCAGAGTCTGAGTATCAGACAGACTCTGCTTGGAACTAAAGCAGAACAGAGGACCCAGAGTCCCCATTCTCCTAAGGATGAGTCTGACAGGAAGCTTCTCACTAAAG atgaGACAAGCCCACCAAAAGACAAGGGGACGTGGAGAAAAGGCATTCCAAGCATTATGAGGAAGACATTTGAAAAGAAGCCATCTGCTGTAGGAACATTTGGTGTTAGACTAGATGACTGCCCCCCAGCTCATTCCAACAAG tatattcCACTGATTGTTGATATATGCTGCAAACTGGTTGAAGAAAGAGGTCTTGAGTATACAGGTATTTACAGAGTTCCTGGAAATAATGCTGCCATCTCAAGTATGCaagaagagctcaacaaaggAATGACTGACATTGATGTTCACGATGAT AAATGGCGAGACTTGAATGTGATAAGCAGTTTGCTGAAATCCTTCTTCAGAAAGCTCCCAGAACCGCTTTTTACCAATG ATAAATATGCAGATTTTATAGATGCTAATAGAAAAGAAGATCCTGTTGAACGtctgaaaacactgaagagaCTG ATTCATGATTTACCTGAACATCATTATGAGACTCTCAAGTTTCTTTCTGCACACTTGAAGACAGTAGCAGAGAACTCAGAAAAGAACAAG ATGGAACCAAGAAACCTGGCAATAGTATTTGGTCCAACACTTGTGAGGACATCTGATGATAACATGACACACATGGTTACGCACATGCCAGACCAATATAAAATTGTAGAAACACTCATCCAAAAA cATGACTGGTTTTTCACAGAAGATGATGCTGAAGAACCTCTT ACAGCAGTTCAGGAGGAAAACACTGTAGAATCTCAGCCAGTGCCAAACATAGATCATTTACTCACCAACATTGGAAGAACGGGAGTATCTCCTGGAGACGTATCAG ATTCAGCTACTAGTGACTCAGCAAAATCTAAG ggtTCTTGGGGTTCTGGAAAGGACCAGTATAGCAAGGAACTGCTTGTGTCCTCCATTTTTGCAGCAGCTAGTCGCAAgcggaaaaaaacaaaagagaaaccaCAACCGAGCAGCTCAGAGGATGAGTTGGATAATGTGTTTTTCAAGAAGGAGCTTGCAGAACAATCTCGTGGTGACACAACAAAAGAGGACATAGCCAAAGGGGAATATGAAAGGGAgagggacatagggagaaaacAGAGGATGTTTGtcctgaaggaaaaagagaacagCAGTAAAAAAGATGGGAATGTTGTAAAGGATGAGAAGAAgtcattaaagaaagaaagtgtcCCGTCAGAGGAACCTTCACTGCCTTACCatgaaaaatgtacaaaatCACCGAATCTCAGCTGTCTGCAAACCACGCAGAAGAATAACCCAAAAACGCCTATTTCACAATCTTCCCAGGTTGAGGAGACAGTGTCTGACTCGGGCACTATTCTCAGCACTTCCTCCCAGGCTTCTCAGCACAGATACTCAGGCAAAAATGTAACCAGCCCTGAAGTTAAACACAATGAGTTTTTAGCAGCTGATGTTAGTTCTATCACCTCAGATTATTCAACTACTTCATCTACTATATATCTAACTGGCTTAGACGCCAGCATGATGAGCCCTGAGGTGCAGTCGGtgacagaaagcaaaggagaagatGCTGATGACGAAAGAAGCGAGTTGATCAGCGAAGGGCGTCCTATGGAGACGGACAGTGAAAGTGACTTCCCTGTGTTTGCCACCAGCGCTGCTGCGGAGAGGCTGGCCAAGGGGAAAGCTGCAGAAGCGGCGAAGACCAGTCGGAGGAACTCTGAAGAAAGCGAAGTAAGTTGTACTGAGGGAAGTTCAACACCAAAGTTAGAGAGTCGCAGACTTTTTAGCTCACACAAACTTATTGAATGTGATACACTGTCGAGGAGAAAGTCTGCACGGCACAAAACAGACAGTGAGGGTTCAGGGGATGCAAAGAGCGAGAAGGACTTGCCTACTGTGACCAAAATGTTTGACATCATGAAAAAAGGAAGATCAACAAGCAGTTTAGCTACATCGGCCAGAAGTGAGGCTGATAAGCAAGAGCCTACCTGGAGACTTAAAATTACAGATAGGTTAAAGCTGCGACTCAAATCATCTGCAGATGACATGTTTGGAGTTGGGAATCAAAAAGCTAACTCTGCAGAGactacaaagagaaaaaatatcagGCGAAGGCATACGCTTGGAGGGCAGAGGGATTTTGCTGAAGTAAGTGTCCTGAATGCTTGGAAAGCTCAAGAGCCAAGtcaaagtagagagaaagaatcTGAGCTCTCAGCTGTGAACCGGTTGAAGCCAAAGTGTCCGGCGCAGGACCTCTCCATCTCAGACTGGCTTGCACGAGAACGTTTACGCACTAGCACAACTGACCTTAATACGGGTGAAACTGGAAAGCCCAGACTTGAGAACACTAGCTTAGCAGATGCATCAAAGGTGGATCTGCCTCCCTCTGCAGAGATGCAGGCAGATGAAGGCAGTTCTTCCAGCAGTTTGACTTTAATTAATCGAGCACCACCTTCGGGACCATTTCAGCCACCAGACCAGGTAAATGGTGAAAATTATCAGAATATGAACAAAAACAACTTCAGCCCAGCAGTTGATGCCCATCCTCATAAACTGTCTGGGACCCAAGTGGTTAGATCTCGATTCTATCAGTATCTTTGA
- the ARHGAP21 gene encoding rho GTPase-activating protein 21 isoform X3 translates to MDTIFVKQVKEGGPAFEAGLCTGDRIIKVNGESVIGKTYSQVIALIQNSDSILELSVMPKDEDILQLLQFTKDVTALAYSQDAYLKGNEAYSGNAHNIPEPPPICYPRLTSTASVKAQAGDKLSSDFSLGKQQVSRPVRALAQPERAYRMEIQVPPSPTDIAKSNTAVCVCNETVRTVIVPSEKAVDLPSCRNNHAGPSHRTEEVRYGLKDQASLKARTTSPPSSVSTAIVLPQTPITRPVDPTGTLSKASNYVVCPEGIPSTRPPAQATDSPSISTNHYSSPTSHQHIDWKTYKTYKEYIDNRRMHMYGSRTIQERLDSLRAASQNTTDYNQVVPNRTASQVRRRSTSHDRVPQSVQIRQRSVSQERLEDPVLMKEWPRSASQDTLTSPSVNARNHRARSWDYLSKQGEVLEKFHSENLIADTNGDRRKTYKWTGFTEQDDRRGIYERSRQHAFHMSLRGQNFSMTPSACISDNRRTGSRASLPGSHFQKGSPDIKMLQSSRDLQTPGGVSKPTAVSQERLSLTPARSSKSSSLKSSAPYAAKPAFPHNQGLDAIASKDQRTVNHLHQSGLLNQQSRVRAEGAPDHKTETGKTIQPSSLSPASARLVQPTSESLTTSDNIDGSIRQKIHDFKREDVHEPGSPQTGVQENDKDTVVMRDKSPSGHQTPQPLRHQSYILAVNDQEAASDTTCWLPNDARREVHIKRIEERKASGSSPPGDSLASIPFIESIRPSVLDSQPAAKTERSKSYDEGLDDYREEGKSSIKHVSSLKGIKVPDSQKSSEDSGSRKDSSSEVFGDASKEGWLHFRQLVTDKGKRVGGSIRPWKQLYVVLRGHSLYLYKDKKEQVTPSEEEQPISINACLIDISYCETKRKNVFRLTTSDCEYLFQAEDRDNMLAWIKAIQDNSNLNDEDTGVTSRDLISRRIKEYSTMMSSSSSKTEPSPKTPRQSLSIRQTLLGTKAEQRTQSPHSPKDESDRKLLTKDETSPPKDKGTWRKGIPSIMRKTFEKKPSAVGTFGVRLDDCPPAHSNKYIPLIVDICCKLVEERGLEYTGIYRVPGNNAAISSMQEELNKGMTDIDVHDDKWRDLNVISSLLKSFFRKLPEPLFTNDKYADFIDANRKEDPVERLKTLKRLIHDLPEHHYETLKFLSAHLKTVAENSEKNKMEPRNLAIVFGPTLVRTSDDNMTHMVTHMPDQYKIVETLIQKHDWFFTEDDAEEPLTAVQEENTVESQPVPNIDHLLTNIGRTGVSPGDVSDSATSDSAKSKGSWGSGKDQYSKELLVSSIFAAASRKRKKTKEKPQPSSSEDELDNVFFKKELAEQSRGDTTKEDIAKGEYERERDIGRKQRMFVLKEKENSSKKDGNVVKDEKKSLKKESVPSEEPSLPYHEKCTKSPNLSCLQTTQKNNPKTPISQSSQVEETVSDSGTILSTSSQASQHRYSGKNVTSPEVKHNEFLAADVSSITSDYSTTSSTIYLTGLDASMMSPEVQSVTESKGEDADDERSELISEGRPMETDSESDFPVFATSAAAERLAKGKAAEAAKTSRRNSEESEVSCTEGSSTPKLESRRLFSSHKLIECDTLSRRKSARHKTDSEGSGDAKSEKDLPTVTKMFDIMKKGRSTSSLATSARSEADKQEPTWRLKITDRLKLRLKSSADDMFGVGNQKANSAETTKRKNIRRRHTLGGQRDFAEVSVLNAWKAQEPSQSREKESELSAVNRLKPKCPAQDLSISDWLARERLRTSTTDLNTGETGKPRLENTSLADASKVDLPPSAEMQADEGSSSSSLTLINRAPPSGPFQPPDQVNGENYQNMNKNNFSPAVDAHPHKLSGTQVVRSRFYQYL, encoded by the exons CTGCAGTTTACAAAGGATGTCACAGCACTG GCGTATTCCCAAGATGCCTACCTGAAAGGCAACGAAGCCTATAGTGGTAATGCCCACAACATACCTGAACCACCGCCAATATGTTATCCGCGCCTGACATCCACAGCTTCTGTGAAGGCACAAGCTGGTGACAAGCTATCTTCTGACTTCTCACTGGGGAAACAGCAAGTCAGCAGACCAGTACGGGCATTGGCACAGCCAGAGAGGGCCTACAGAATGGAAATACAAGTGCCTCCATCCCCAACAGACATTGCAAAATCAAATACTGCTGTGTGCGTTTGCAATGAAACTGTACGGACTGTTATTGTGCCTTCTGAGAAGGCTGTAGATTTGCCATCTTGTAGAAATAACCATGCTGGTCCGTCACACAGGACAGAGGAAGTAAGATATGGCTTAAAAGATCAAGCCAGTCTAAAAGCACGGACCACATCACCACCTTCTTCAGTGTCCACTGCCATTGTACTTCCCCAGACTCCAATAACAAGACCGGTTGATCCCACTGGAACACTAAGTAAAGCTTCGAATTATGTAGTATGTCCAGAAGGAATCCCAAGCACTAGACCTCCTGCTCAAGCCACAGACTCGCCCTCAATCTCTACTAATCATTACAGTTCTCCGACGTCCCACCAGCATATAGACTGGAAGACCTACAAAACTTACAAAGAGTACATTGATAATAGGCGCATGCACATGTATGGCTCCCGGACAATACAGGAAAGGTTGGATAGTTtaagagcagcttctcagaatACAACTGATTATAATCAAGTGGTGCCAAATCGCACTGCTTCCCAGGTACGGCGCAGGAGCACCTCTCACGACAGGGTTCCGCAGTCTGTTCAGATCCGGCAGAGAAGCGTGTCCCAGGAAAGACTCGAAGACCCCGTGTTGATGAAGGAGTGGCCACGAAGTGCTTCGCAGGATACTCTGACTTCGCCTTCTGTTAATGCTAGAAATCACAGGGCTCGGTCATGGGATTATCTCAGCAAACAGGGTGAAGTGCTAGAAAAATTTCATTCTGAGAATCTGATTGCGGATACTAATGGCGATAGGAGAAAGACTTACAAGTGGACAGGGTTTACTGAACAAGATGATCGGCGAGGTATTTATGAGAGATCCAGACAGCATGCATTTCATATGTCCCTTCGAGGTCAGAATTTTTCTATGACTCCGAGTGCTTGTATTTCAGACAACAGGAGAACAGGTAGTAGAGCTTCTCTGCCTGGTTCTCATTTTCAGAAAGGTTCACCAGATATAAAAATGTTGCAGTCTTCTCGAGATCTGCAAACTCCTGGGGGAGTTTCAAAACCTACAGCTGTTTCACAAGAGAGATTGTCTCTCACGCCAGCCAGAAGTTCTAAAAGTAGCTCTTTGAAGAGCTCCGCTCCCTATGCGGCAAAACCAGCATTTCCCCATAACCAGGGCCTGGATGCTATTGCCAGCAAAGACCAAAGAACAGTAAATCACTTGCATCAGAGTGGTCTGTTAAACCAACAGTCAAGGGTCCGAGCAGAGGGTGCCCCAGatcacaaaacagaaacaggcaAAACCATCCAACCCTCCTCTCTGTCTCCAGCTTCTGCCAGACTTGTTCAGCCAACAAGTGAGAGTTTAACTACCTCTGACAACATAGATGGTTCCATCAGACAAAAGATTCATGATTTCAAAAGGGAAGATGTCCACGAGCCTGGAAGTCCGCAAACAGGTGTTCAGGAAAATGACAAAGATACAGTGGTCATGCGGGACAAGTCACCTTCTGGCCACCAAACTCCACAGCCTTTGAGACATCAGTCCTACATTCTTGCTGTAAATGACCAGGAGGCAGCCTCGGACACTACCTGTTGGTTACCTAACGATGCTCGAAGAGAAGTCCACAtaaaaagaatagaagaaaggaaagcatCAGGTTCCAGCCCACCTGGTGACTCCCTGGCTTCTATTCCATTTATTG AATCTATCCGGCCTAGTGTCCTGGATAGCCAGCCTGCTGCAAAAACAGAGAGATCAAAGTCATATGATGAAGGACTGGATGACTacagagaagagggaaaatc aTCCATTAAGCATGTATCTAGTTTAAAGGGGATTAAG GTCCCAGACAGCCAGAAATCTTCAGAAGACTCTGGTTCCCGAAAAGATTCTTCTTCAGAGGTCTTTGGCGATGCATCCAAGGAGGGATGGCTCCATTTTCGTCAGCTTGTTACAGACAAGGGGAAG CGAGTTGGTGGGAGCATTCGGCCATGGAAGCAATTATATGTTGTTCTTCGAGGTCATTCACTTTATTTGTACAAGGATAAAAAGGAACAAGTGACCCCATCTGAAGAAGAACAGCCTATAAGCATCAATGCTTGTTTGATAGACATCTCATACTGTGAAACCAAGAGGAAGAACGTATTTAGACTCACCACATCAGACTGCGAGTATCTGTTTCAAGCTGAGGACAGAGATAATATGTTAGCATGGATTAAAGCAATACAAGACAACAGCAATTTAAATGATGAG GACACTGGTGTCACTAGTAGAGATTTAATTAGTCGAAGGATTAAAGAATACAGTACAATGATGAG TTCTTCAAGCAGCAAAACAGAACCATCTCCCAAAACACCTCGCCAGAGTCTGAGTATCAGACAGACTCTGCTTGGAACTAAAGCAGAACAGAGGACCCAGAGTCCCCATTCTCCTAAGGATGAGTCTGACAGGAAGCTTCTCACTAAAG atgaGACAAGCCCACCAAAAGACAAGGGGACGTGGAGAAAAGGCATTCCAAGCATTATGAGGAAGACATTTGAAAAGAAGCCATCTGCTGTAGGAACATTTGGTGTTAGACTAGATGACTGCCCCCCAGCTCATTCCAACAAG tatattcCACTGATTGTTGATATATGCTGCAAACTGGTTGAAGAAAGAGGTCTTGAGTATACAGGTATTTACAGAGTTCCTGGAAATAATGCTGCCATCTCAAGTATGCaagaagagctcaacaaaggAATGACTGACATTGATGTTCACGATGAT AAATGGCGAGACTTGAATGTGATAAGCAGTTTGCTGAAATCCTTCTTCAGAAAGCTCCCAGAACCGCTTTTTACCAATG ATAAATATGCAGATTTTATAGATGCTAATAGAAAAGAAGATCCTGTTGAACGtctgaaaacactgaagagaCTG ATTCATGATTTACCTGAACATCATTATGAGACTCTCAAGTTTCTTTCTGCACACTTGAAGACAGTAGCAGAGAACTCAGAAAAGAACAAG ATGGAACCAAGAAACCTGGCAATAGTATTTGGTCCAACACTTGTGAGGACATCTGATGATAACATGACACACATGGTTACGCACATGCCAGACCAATATAAAATTGTAGAAACACTCATCCAAAAA cATGACTGGTTTTTCACAGAAGATGATGCTGAAGAACCTCTT ACAGCAGTTCAGGAGGAAAACACTGTAGAATCTCAGCCAGTGCCAAACATAGATCATTTACTCACCAACATTGGAAGAACGGGAGTATCTCCTGGAGACGTATCAG ATTCAGCTACTAGTGACTCAGCAAAATCTAAG ggtTCTTGGGGTTCTGGAAAGGACCAGTATAGCAAGGAACTGCTTGTGTCCTCCATTTTTGCAGCAGCTAGTCGCAAgcggaaaaaaacaaaagagaaaccaCAACCGAGCAGCTCAGAGGATGAGTTGGATAATGTGTTTTTCAAGAAGGAGCTTGCAGAACAATCTCGTGGTGACACAACAAAAGAGGACATAGCCAAAGGGGAATATGAAAGGGAgagggacatagggagaaaacAGAGGATGTTTGtcctgaaggaaaaagagaacagCAGTAAAAAAGATGGGAATGTTGTAAAGGATGAGAAGAAgtcattaaagaaagaaagtgtcCCGTCAGAGGAACCTTCACTGCCTTACCatgaaaaatgtacaaaatCACCGAATCTCAGCTGTCTGCAAACCACGCAGAAGAATAACCCAAAAACGCCTATTTCACAATCTTCCCAGGTTGAGGAGACAGTGTCTGACTCGGGCACTATTCTCAGCACTTCCTCCCAGGCTTCTCAGCACAGATACTCAGGCAAAAATGTAACCAGCCCTGAAGTTAAACACAATGAGTTTTTAGCAGCTGATGTTAGTTCTATCACCTCAGATTATTCAACTACTTCATCTACTATATATCTAACTGGCTTAGACGCCAGCATGATGAGCCCTGAGGTGCAGTCGGtgacagaaagcaaaggagaagatGCTGATGACGAAAGAAGCGAGTTGATCAGCGAAGGGCGTCCTATGGAGACGGACAGTGAAAGTGACTTCCCTGTGTTTGCCACCAGCGCTGCTGCGGAGAGGCTGGCCAAGGGGAAAGCTGCAGAAGCGGCGAAGACCAGTCGGAGGAACTCTGAAGAAAGCGAAGTAAGTTGTACTGAGGGAAGTTCAACACCAAAGTTAGAGAGTCGCAGACTTTTTAGCTCACACAAACTTATTGAATGTGATACACTGTCGAGGAGAAAGTCTGCACGGCACAAAACAGACAGTGAGGGTTCAGGGGATGCAAAGAGCGAGAAGGACTTGCCTACTGTGACCAAAATGTTTGACATCATGAAAAAAGGAAGATCAACAAGCAGTTTAGCTACATCGGCCAGAAGTGAGGCTGATAAGCAAGAGCCTACCTGGAGACTTAAAATTACAGATAGGTTAAAGCTGCGACTCAAATCATCTGCAGATGACATGTTTGGAGTTGGGAATCAAAAAGCTAACTCTGCAGAGactacaaagagaaaaaatatcagGCGAAGGCATACGCTTGGAGGGCAGAGGGATTTTGCTGAAGTAAGTGTCCTGAATGCTTGGAAAGCTCAAGAGCCAAGtcaaagtagagagaaagaatcTGAGCTCTCAGCTGTGAACCGGTTGAAGCCAAAGTGTCCGGCGCAGGACCTCTCCATCTCAGACTGGCTTGCACGAGAACGTTTACGCACTAGCACAACTGACCTTAATACGGGTGAAACTGGAAAGCCCAGACTTGAGAACACTAGCTTAGCAGATGCATCAAAGGTGGATCTGCCTCCCTCTGCAGAGATGCAGGCAGATGAAGGCAGTTCTTCCAGCAGTTTGACTTTAATTAATCGAGCACCACCTTCGGGACCATTTCAGCCACCAGACCAGGTAAATGGTGAAAATTATCAGAATATGAACAAAAACAACTTCAGCCCAGCAGTTGATGCCCATCCTCATAAACTGTCTGGGACCCAAGTGGTTAGATCTCGATTCTATCAGTATCTTTGA